ggttttgggatgatttcagatgtttttgggtgggattttgggctggttttggatgggattttggggtggttttggggtatttttgggggtggttttgggatgATTTTAAGTGTGTTCTAGGTagggttttggggtatttttggggagtttttggggtgttttggtcCCCAGTTCATGCCCTGCTGGAAGATGGAGttggggcggattttgggggaattttggctGGCTTgaagtgggattttggggtggtttggggtgggattttgtgGTGAGTTCGAGGtaggattttggggtattttggggtgattttgggacGATTTCAAGTGGattttgggttggattttggggttattttgggcagGATTTTcagatgattttggggtgttttgctGCACTTCATGTCCTGCTAGAAGATgaagttgtggcacattttgGGGCGactttggggtgattttgggtagGATTTTTAGATGGTTTTGGGATGgcattttggggtattttgggggtattttggtgCAATTCATGTTGTACTAAAAGACGGAGttgaggtggattttggggtgattttgggatgaTTTCAAGTGTGTTTTGGGTAGGTTTTTGGACTGGTTTTGGgtagggttttggggggcttttgggggtgttttgggggcatttttggggtgctttgTTGCACTTCATGCCCTGCTGGAAGATGGAGTTGAGGTGGATTTTTGGAGAGTTCTGGCTGGTTTtaagtgggattttggggtggtttggggtgagattttggggtgatttgtaGGTGGTTTTGGAGTGATTTTGGGCTGAGTTCAAGGTagggttttggggtatttgggggtgATTTAGGGATGATTTCAGGTGGGTTTTGGGTAGGATTTTGGGCCGGTTTTgagtggaattttggggtggttttgggtggtgttttgggctggttttagggtgtttttggggtgttttgtcACACTTCATGCCCCGCTGGAAGATGGAGttgaggtggattttgggggaatttttctCGTTTTGTGTgagatttttgggatatttttggggtcgttttgggtgggatttgggcgTGATTTTGGGATGATTTCAGGTGTGTTTTGGACGGGATTTTGGCGTGATTTTGGGATGATTTCAGGTGTGTTTTGgacgggattttggggtggttttggggtgtttttgaggcggttttggggtgatttgtcGCACTTCATGCCCTGCTGGAAGACGGAGTTGCGGCGCGTCTTGCAGATGATGAGATCCGCCCACTGCACCACGACAATGCTGGCGAAGAACGCCGTGTGGCACGTGAATTCCACCACCTTGCGCTGCTCGTACGTCTGCGGGAAACGGGGAACGGTGAAAAAcggggaaatggggaggaaacAGAGAGTGAGCAACTGGGGAAACCGGGGAGGAAACCAGagtgaaaaatgggggaaactgggagtgAACAATGGGGGAAACCGGGAGTGAAAATTGGGGAAAGTGGGGAGGAAACCAGGAGTGAACAATGGGGAAACCAGAGTGAAAAACTGGGAAACCAGGGAGGAAACAGGGAGTCAACAATGGGGGAAACCGGGGAGGAAACCATGAGTGAACAATGGGAAAACCAGGGAGGAAACAGGAATTGAACCATTGGGAAAACCAgagagaaaaatgggggaaactgggagtgGAAAAATGAGGAATACGGGGAGGAAATTGGGAATGAACAATGGGGGAAAACAgagtgaaaaatggggaaagtggGGAGGAAACTGGGAGTGAACAACGGGGGAAACTGGgagtgaaaaatggggaaagtggGGAGGAAACTGGGAGTGAACAATGGGGGAAACCGGgagtgaaaaatggggaaagtggGGAGGAAACCAGGAGTGAACaatgggggaaactgggagtgAACAATGGGAAAACCAGGGAGGAAACAGGAAGTGAACAATTGGgaaaaccagagtgaaaaatgggggaaactgggagtggaaaatggggaataCGGGGAGGAAATTGGGAATGAACAATGGGGGaaagcagaatgaaaaatgggggaactggggaggaactgggagtgaACAACGGGGGAAACTGGgagtgaaaaatggggaaagtggGGAGGAAACCAGGAGTGAACaatgggggaaactgggagtgAACAATGGGAAAACCAGGGAGGAAACAGGAAGTGAACAATTGGgaaaaccagagtgaaaaatgggggaaactgggagtgaaaaatggggaaagtggGGAGGAAACTGGGAGTGAACaatgggggaaactgggagtgAACAATGGGAAAACCAGGGAGGAAACAGGAAGTGAACAATTGGgaaaaccagagtgaaaaatgggggaaactgggagtggaaaatggggaataCGGGGAGGAAATTGGGAATGAACAACAGGGGAAACCGGGAGTGAAAAATGGGGGAActggggaggaactgggagtgaACAACGGGGGAAACTGGgagtgaaaaatggggaaagtggGGAGGAAACTGGGAGTGAACAATTGGgaaaaccagagtgaaaaatgggggaaactgggagtggaaaatggggaataCGGGGAGGAAATTGGGAATGAACAATGGGGGAAAGCAGAGTGAAAAATGGGGGAActggggaggaactgggagtgaACAACAGGGGAAACCGGgagtgaaaaatggggaaagtggGGAGGAAACTGGGAGTGAACaatgggggaaactgggagtgAACAATGGGAAAACCAGGGAGGAAACAGGAAGTGAACAATTGGgaaaaccagagtgaaaaatgggggaaactgggagtgGAAAAATGAGGAATACGGGGAGGAAATTGGGAATGAACAATGGGGGAAAACAgagtgaaaaatggggaaagtggGGAGGAAACTGGGAGTGAACAACGGGGGAAACTGGgagtgaaaaatggggaaagtggGGAGGAAACTGGGAGTGAACAATGGGGGAAACCGGgagtgaaaaatggggaaagtggGGAGGAAACCAGGAGTGAACaatgggggaaactgggagtgAACAATGGGAAAACCAGGGAGGAAACAGGAAGTGAACAATTGGgaaaaccagagtgaaaaatgggggaaactgggagtggaaaatggggaataCGGGGAGGAAATTGGGAATGAACAATGGGGGAAAGCAGAGTGAAAAATGGGGGAActggggaggaactgggagtgaACAACGGGGGAAACTGGgagtgaaaaatggggaaagtggGGAGGAAACTGGGAGTGAACAATGGGGGAAACCGGgagtgaaaaatggggaaagtggGGAGGAAACCAGGAGTGAACAATGGGGAAACCAGAGTGAAAAACCGGGAAACCAGGGAGGAAACAGGGAGTCAACaatgggggaaactgggagtgAAAAACgggggaactgggaatgaaCAACGGGGGAAACCGGGGAGGAAACCATGAGTGAACAATGGAGGAAACCAGTGAGTGAACAACGGGGAAAACCAGAGTGCAAAATGTGGAAATGGAGTGAGAAACACGGGAAACCGGGGAGGAAATTGGGAGTGAACAACGGGGGAAGCTGGgagtgaaaaatggggaaactgggaggaaACTGGGGAGGAAACTGGGAAGGAAACCAGGAAACTGGGAGGAAACTGGGGAGGAAACTGAGAAGGAAACCAGGAAACTGGGAGGAAACAGGGAAAACTGGGAGTGAACAATGAGGAAAACTGGGAACCGAGTGAACAACGGGGAAATGGAGTGAGCAGTGGTGGAAACAGGGAGGAAACTGAGAGGAAACTGGGAGTGAACAATGGGGGAAAGTGGGGAGGAAACCTGGAGTGGACGGGGGAAACCAGGAACCGGGAGTGAATGGGAGAAAGGAGGTGGAAATGAGGCAGAAATGGGAGAGGAAATTGGGCAGAAATGGAGTGGAAATGGGTGTGGAAATGGGATGCAAGTAGGTGTGGAACTGGTGTGTAACCCTCACCCTGCCCCTAGGAATCCTCCATGTTGTTCTTGGAGCAATCATCCCAGGAGTGTTACGAGTGTGTAACTGGTGTGTAACTGGTATGTAAGGGATGTGTAACTGATGTGCAAGGAGTGTGTAACCAGTGTACAGACTCAGTGTAGGGCGCCTCACCAACTCCTGTCTGTAGGAATCCTCCAGGTCATTTGGAGCAGAGTGTAAGGGCTGTGTAACTGGTGTGTAACTGGTGTGTAACTGGTGTGTAAGGGGTGTGTAACTGGTGTGTAGGATTGGTTTTAGGGTCCCTCACCCACTCCTGCCCGTAGGAATCCTCCAGGTCATTCTTGGATCGATCATCCCAGGCCAGGCGGATCCCGAGCAGCGTCCCCGGCAGGAACCCGTTCTCCGCCAGGATCACGAAGTAGGTGAAGAACCCGCCCAGAGCCTGGATCATCCCTGAGGGACCAAGATTGGGATGGGGATAAAAACCACAGATTGGGATAAAAACCACGGGATTGGATCACAAAGTGCGTGAAGAACCCGCCCAGAGCCTGGATCATCCCTGTGGGATTGGAATTGGGACAAAAACCACAGATTGGGATAAAAACCACGGGATTGGATCACAAAGTGCATGAAGAACCAGCCCAGGGCCTGGATCATCCCTGAGGGATCGGGATGGGGATTGGGATAAAAACCACAAATTGGGATAAAAACCATGGGATTGGATCACAAAGTGCGTGAAGAACCCGCCCAGAGCCTGGATCATCCCTGAAGGACCAGGATCAGGATCGGGATAAAAACCACAACATTTGGGATCACCTTGGGAGCCCTCACTGACCAATCCGGCCATAGGCCATGCTGATggccctgagtgacccctgagtgaccccagAGTGACCACTGCCCGATCTGGCTGTAGGCCATGCTGATGAGCCGCTCGTTGACCATGAATGACCATGAATGATCCCAGACTGACCATGAATGACCACGAATGACCCCAGACTGACCACAACTGACCATGACTGAccccagagtgaccactgaccgATCTGGCCGTAGGCCATGCTGATGAGCCGCTCGTTGACCAGCTTGTCGCTGCGGGGGTTCCGCGGTTGCCGTTTCATGATGTCGCTCTCGGCCGCCTCGTAGGCCAAGGAGATGGCGGGGACCTGAGGGGACAGTGGTGTCACCCGGTGTCACCTGGTGTCACTCAGTGTCACCTTGTGTCACCTGGTGTCACtcagtgtcacccagtgtcacccaaagtcacccagtgtcacccagtaTCACACATCATGGGATGgtggcagcacccagggacaggagggtctggggtctctggggtggatttggggtgtctcgggaggatttgggatggatttggggtggatttggagTCCCCAAGTGGATTTGGAGTCCCTTCTCACCATGTTGGTGCCCAGGATGGATTTgagatggatttgggatggatttggtgtccctgggaggatttggggtgcccccaCCATGTCAGTGCCCAGGTCGATGTAGAGGATGGTAACGGTGCCCAGGGCGATTTGGGAtagatttggggtggatttggggtggattttggagtGGATTTTAGCAGATTTGGGGTCCCCTCACCATGTTGGTGCCCAGGTCGATGCAGAGGATGGTGACGGTGCCCAGGGACAGCGGGATttgaggtggatttggggtggatttgagatggatttggggtggatttggggtccccaggaggATTTGGAGTCCCCTCACCATGTTGGTGCCCAGGTCGATGCAGAGGATGGTGACGGTGCCCAGGGACAGCGGGATttgaggtggatttggggcggatttggggtggatttggggtccccaggaggATTTGGAGTCCCCTCACCATGTCGGTGCCCAGGTCGATGCAGAGGATGGTAAcggtgcccagggacagggggatttggggtggatttggggcggatttggggtggatttggggtggatttggggtccccaggaggATTTGGAGTCCCCTCACCATGTCGGTGCCCAGGTCGATGCAGAGGATGGTGACGGTGCCCAGCGGCAGCGGGATGTTGGCGATGATGAAGAGCAGGAACGGGGTGATCTCGGGGATGTTGCTGGTCAGGGTGTAGGCGATCGACTTCTTCAGGTTGTCGAAGATCAGGCGGCCTgccaggggacagcagtgtccccaaatgtccccagatgtccccagtgcccccagtgctcccaatgCCCTCAATGTCCTCAATATCCCAATGTCCCAAATATccacaatgtccccagtgcccccaatatcccaaaatcccaaacacctacaaatgtccccattgtccccaatgtccccattgtccccagtctccaatgtccccaatgtcccagaTATCCCCAATGTTGCCAgtgtctccaatgtccccaatgtccacAATGTCCCAaatatccccaatgtccccagtgtctccaatgtccccaatgtccacAATGTCCCAAACACCTACAAAAGTTCCCAttgtccccaaatgccccaaatgcccacaaatgtccccagtgtcccccatgtccccattaCCTCCAgtgtctccaatgtccccaatgtcccaaataTCGCCAATGTCCCCAAAAAGTCTCCAATGTCCCAATacctccaatgtccccaatgctcCAAATATCCCCAATGCTCCCAAtatcccaaatgtccccaatgtccccaacacccccaatAGTCACAATGCCCCCAATGACCCAATTGTCCCCAGTGTCGCCAATatccccaacacccccaatACTCCAATATCCCAACATCCCCAATATCCCTGATGTCCCTAATGCCCCCAGTTCCCCCAAtaccccccatgtccccaatgtccccaaaccccggTGTCCGTCCCCGACCTTCCTCGACGCCGGTGACGATGGAGGCGAAGTTGTCGTCCAGCAGGATCATGTCGGCCGCCTGCTTGGACACGTCCGAGCCCGCGATGCCCATGGCGATGCCGATGTCCGCCTTCTTCAGCGCCGGCGAGTCATTGACGCCATCACCCGTCACCGCCACGATGGcgccctggggacaccgggacgttggggacattggggccATTGGGAATAGTTGGGGGTATTGAGGATATTGGGGTTATTGGTTACATTGagggctttggggacactggggacattggggagattggggacattggggacaccggggacttTGGGGTCATTGAGGACattgggggctttggggacagtgggggtattgggggctttggggacactggggacattggggacattggggtcatTGGGaatattggggacattgggagtagtggggacattggggacattggtggctttggggacactggggacataGGGAATATGGGGAGCACTGGAGATGCTGGGAACACTGaggactttggggacatttggggacactgttggctttggggacacttggggacattggaggtATTGAGGGCTTTGGGatcattggggacactggggacattgggaacatGGGGAACACTGCAgatattggggacattggtggctttggggacactggggacacttggggacactggggacattgggaataTGGAGAACACTGGAGATACTGGGAACACTGaggactttggggacatttggggacgttggtggctttggggacactggggacattgagaATATGGGGAACACTGCAGATACTGGGGACAttggtggctttggggacactggggacacttggggacactggggacattgggaataTGGAGAACACTGTGGATACCAGAGGAATTGGAGGCTTTGGGGACACTCGTGGGCATCAGCGttattggggacattggggacattgtgaTGAGGTGCCAGCGGTGGgccaggtgacacaggtgacacaggtgacacagatgacacaggtgacacagggccGGGGGGCTGTCACCTGTCGCTGGCAGCCCTCGACGATGATCAGCTTCTGCTGGGGCGACGTGCGGGCGAACACGATCTCGGTGTGGTTGCGCAGGATCTCGTCCAGCTGCTCCGAGCTCATGTCCTTCAGGTCCGAGCCGTGCACCACGCACGCCTTGGCCTCCCTGGGGGTCAGCGCCCCAAAATCggcaccccaaaattcccaaaatcccagaaaaccccacaggatcccaaaatccctgggatcaccccaaaatcccctccccagctgctcccaggtcATGTCCTTCAGGTGTGACCATGCACCAAACGCACCTTGGCCTTCCTGGGGGGGgtcagcaccccaaaattcctgggaaaaCCCCCCGGAACCCCAATATTCCTGGGAAactccctgggaccccaaaattcatggGAAAAGTCCATaggatcccaaaattcctggggctcacctggggTTCACCTGGCTCACCTGGAGCTCACCTGGggctcacctgtctcacctgggCTTCACCTGACTGATGGGGATGTCTCACCTGGAGCTCACCTGAGGTTCCTCTGGCTCACCTGGCTCACCTGGAGCTCACCTGGggctcacctgtctcacctgggTTTCACCTGACTGATGGGGATGTCTCACCTGGAGCTCACCTGAGGTTCCTCTGGCTCACCTGGCTCACCTGGAGCTCACCTGGggctcacctgtctcacctgggTTTCACCTGGCTGATGGGGATGTCTCACCTGGAGCTCACCTGGGGTTCACCTGGCTCACCTGGAGCTCACCTGGggctcacctgtctcacctgggTTTCACCTGGCTGATGGGGATGTCTCACCTGGGCTTCACCTGAGGTTCCTCTGGCTCACCTGGCTCACCTGGAGCTCACCTGGggctcacctgtctcacctgggCTTCAcctggggctcacctgggcttCACCTGAGGTTCCTCTGGCTCACCTGGCTCACCTGGAGCTCACCTGGggctcacctgtctcacctgggTTTCACTTGGCTGATGGGGATGTCTCACCTGGAGCTCACCTGAGGTTCCTCTGGCTCACCTGGCTCACCTGGAGATCACgtggggctcacctgggcttcacctggggctcacctgggcttCACCTGGGGTTCCTCTGGCTCACCTGGGGTTGCCCTGGTCCACCTGGAGTTCATCTGGAGCTCACCTGGGGTTAACTTGGCTGGTGGGGATGTTGAGccgtgtctcacctgtctcacctggagctgccctgTCTCACTTGGAGCTCACCTGGGGCTCACCTGGCTCTCACCTGGGGTTCACCTGGCTGACAGGGGTGTCTCACCTGGGGTTCACCTGGCTCACAGGTATGTTCAGTCGTGCTGCGATGTCCTCCACGGTCTCGTTGCCCTCAGAGATGATCCCCACGCCCTTGGCGATGGCCTTGGCCGTGATCGGGTGGTCCCCGGTTACCATGATCACCTGGAGGACACCGtcagcacctgggcacacctgggggacacctgggggacacctgggcacaccctggggaacacccagggacacctgggggacacctgagggacacctggggacacctggggacacctgggggacacctggggacacctgggggacatcTGGGGCACCTGGGGATACCTGcggacacctgggggacatctggggcacctgggggacacctggaggcacctgggggcacctgagGGCACCCCAGAATGGGGGGCGAGCAAGGGGAAATGGGGGTCCCGGGCAGCCtcaggagggttttggggttccaggtgggtttggggagggttcTGGAGGTCCCAggcagggttttggggtcccaggtgcTGTCAGTgagagttttggggtcccaagcaggctcaggggggttttggggtcctgggcAGAGGTTTTGGGGTCTGTGTGGGTTCAGGGTGGGTTGTGGGGTCTTGAGCAGGGGTTTTGGAGTCCCAGAGAGGCTCGGgtgtgttttggggtcccaggcaggctcagggggattttggggtcccgggcCCGGGTTCTGGGGTCCCAGGCAgcgattttggggtcccagagaGGCTCAGGtgtgttttggggtcccgggggggctcaggggggttCTGGGGTCCCGggcaggggttttggggtcctgtCCGGGGTTTTGGGGATCCGGGTGGGTCTCAGgtgtgttttggggtcccaccttgATGCCGGCGCTCCGGCACTTGCCCACGGCGTCGGGCACGGCGGCGCGGGGGGGGTCGATCATGGACATGAGCCCCACGAAGCAAAGGTCGGTGGTGGGGAAATTCACCTCGTCCGCGTCGAAACGGAACCCGCGGGGGAACTTGTCCGGGGGCAGGTACAGGTGACAGAACCCTGGGGACATTGTAGGGGAcagtgagaccccaaaaacacctctAGGATTGTGTCTGGGGGCAGGTACAGgtgacagagccctggggacattgtAGGGGAcagtgagaccccaaaaatgaccaCAGGAACCTGTCAGGGGGCAGGTACAGGTGACAGAACCCTGGGGACAATGTGGGGAcagtgagaccccaaaaacacccccaggaACTTGTCCGGGGGCAGGTGCAGGTGGCAgaaccctggggacaccaaggggacag
The window above is part of the Ammospiza caudacuta isolate bAmmCau1 chromosome 30, bAmmCau1.pri, whole genome shotgun sequence genome. Proteins encoded here:
- the LOC131569668 gene encoding sodium/potassium-transporting ATPase subunit alpha-2 isoform X3, coding for MARKNCLVKNLEAVETLGSTSTICSDKTGTLTQNRMTVAHMWFDNQIHEADTTEDQSGATFDKRSPTWAALARIAGLCNRAVFKPGQENVSISKRDTAGDASESALLKCIQLSCGSVKRMRDRNPKVTEIPFNSTNKYQLSIHEREEDPQGYLLVMKGAPERILDRCSRILLQGQEQPLDQEMREAFQNAYLELGGLGERVLGFCHLYLPPDKFPRGFRFDADEVNFPTTDLCFVGLMSMIDPPRAAVPDAVGKCRSAGIKVIMVTGDHPITAKAIAKGVGIISEGNETVEDIAARLNIPVSQVNPREAKACVVHGSDLKDMSSEQLDEILRNHTEIVFARTSPQQKLIIVEGCQRQGAIVAVTGDGVNDSPALKKADIGIAMGIAGSDVSKQAADMILLDDNFASIVTGVEEGRLIFDNLKKSIAYTLTSNIPEITPFLLFIIANIPLPLGTVTILCIDLGTDMVPAISLAYEAAESDIMKRQPRNPRSDKLVNERLISMAYGQIGMIQALGGFFTYFVILAENGFLPGTLLGIRLAWDDRSKNDLEDSYGQEWTYEQRKVVEFTCHTAFFASIVVVQWADLIICKTRRNSVFQQGMKNKILIFGLLEETALAAFLSYCPGMGVALRMYPLKVTWWFCAFPYSLLIFAYDEVRKLILRRYPGGWVEKETYY
- the LOC131569668 gene encoding sodium/potassium-transporting ATPase subunit alpha-2 isoform X4; translation: MSMIDPPRAAVPDAVGKCRSAGIKVIMVTGDHPITAKAIAKGVGIISEGNETVEDIAARLNIPVSQVNPREAKACVVHGSDLKDMSSEQLDEILRNHTEIVFARTSPQQKLIIVEGCQRQGAIVAVTGDGVNDSPALKKADIGIAMGIAGSDVSKQAADMILLDDNFASIVTGVEEGRLIFDNLKKSIAYTLTSNIPEITPFLLFIIANIPLPLGTVTILCIDLGTDMVPAISLAYEAAESDIMKRQPRNPRSDKLVNERLISMAYGQIGMIQALGGFFTYFVILAENGFLPGTLLGIRLAWDDRSKNDLEDSYGQEWTYEQRKVVEFTCHTAFFASIVVVQWADLIICKTRRNSVFQQGMKNKILIFGLLEETALAAFLSYCPGMGVALRMYPLKVTWWFCAFPYSLLIFAYDEVRKLILRRYPGGWVEKETYY
- the LOC131569668 gene encoding sodium/potassium-transporting ATPase subunit alpha-2 isoform X5, which codes for MVPAISLAYEAAESDIMKRQPRNPRSDKLVNERLISMAYGQIGMIQALGGFFTYFVILAENGFLPGTLLGIRLAWDDRSKNDLEDSYGQEWTYEQRKVVEFTCHTAFFASIVVVQWADLIICKTRRNSVFQQGMKNKILIFGLLEETALAAFLSYCPGMGVALRMYPLKVTWWFCAFPYSLLIFAYDEVRKLILRRYPGGWVEKETYY